In Candidatus Methylomirabilota bacterium, a single genomic region encodes these proteins:
- a CDS encoding tautomerase family protein: protein MPNITIQWYAGRTQDQKRQLTAAITDAMVKIGKTTPEQVHIVFEDVEKSNWGWNGKLASD from the coding sequence ATGCCCAACATCACGATCCAGTGGTACGCCGGCCGCACCCAGGACCAGAAGCGCCAGCTCACCGCCGCCATCACCGACGCGATGGTGAAGATCGGCAAGACCACCCCCGAGCAGGTCCACATCGTCTTCGAGGACGTGGAGAAGTCGAACTGGGGCTGGAACGGCAAGCTGGCCAGCGACTAG